In the genome of Calothrix sp. PCC 6303, the window ATAGCCATGAATGGGGTACTGAATCCACGAGGAAAACCGTACTCGGTAAATTTTGCTTACGCAAACCACCCCAACCAGCAAACATAATAGCCCGTTGTTTACTCAGAGCAAGGGCTGACAAAATGAGATCGACTGTTTCTTCTGGATTCCGGTTGCCCATACTCCCAAATCCAATGTACAGGGGAGTCGAACCACTTTCTAGAAACTCCATCAGGGCTGAAGGTGGGTTCCAACCTGGTGCTGAATCCAAAAACCAATAGCCAGTCACATGGGTATTATGCCAATCCGATGGCTTGGGAATCACTGATGGGCTGAAACCATAGAGAATTGGATATTGATGCAGGCGATCGCAGTTGTATAGCCCCCAAAATGGAGCCGCTTTTAAGCCAAGCACTTTCTCCCGCATCAAGCGATCGGCTGACCGAAATCCCTGCCACATTAGCTGTCTAGTTAAATGATGGGACAAACGATTAAAGAATCCTCCGAGCTTGGATATGAACTGGGGAAAAAGCACACTGGGAAATGCTTTTGTTGGTGTAAAGGGAAAAACATAGGCTTGAACCAATGGCAAATCTAATTTTTCAGCCAGGGCAAGGGCGATGTTCTGTCCTCCAACACCTACAAGCAATAAATCCATTCCCTGGCAGGCAACTAAACCATCGTTCGCCCAATGAATTGCTGCATCCTGGGCTAGTTTTGCGGTGTGGGATGTAATTGCAAGAAAATTCCCTTTCTCCAAAAGCTCTCGCATTTCTTTGGTTTCAATAATTTCTTGCACGTTACCCTGAACTGGATAGAACTCCAAATCATGGGAACTAACCAACTCTTCAAAGTTTTCATGAGTCGCCAATCGCACGGTATAACCAGCTTGTTTTAAACCCCTTCCCAAAGCAATATAAGGCTGAACATCCCCTCGACTTCCCAAAGCTATAATCGCAATACGCATAGGTGACGCTCCTTTTGGACGTTAAAGTTGATCGATCATGTAATTGGTTTTGCACTCTCAGAGGAAGTACAATGACATAAATGTCAGTTTGATGTTAACGTCATTTTGATAAAAACGTCAATTGAAGTTATGATAAATTCGTAGCTATTTTCATCCCAGAATATGGAGCCATCGCGTCGAGCATCAATTGGTTTAGAAAAACGGGAACGGACGAGAAGGAGTCTAATTGAGGCAGCCTATCGGGTATTTGCTCGAAAAGAAGCAGATGCCGTTACTATTGACGACATCATTGCTGAAGCAGCAGTGGCGAGGGGTACTTTTTATAACTACTTCCAAACAAGGGAGGATGTGCTTAAAGCTGTTGCTGCATCCCTGAGTGATGATATGAATCAGAAGATTTGGGCGCAGTACGCTATGATTGATGACCCTGCCGAAAGGATGGCGATCGCAATTCGCCAATTTTTGCATCAGGCAATTCGGGATTCCACTTGGGGATGGGTGATTGTCCGAATTGGATTGGTGGCAGCTCCATTGAGTGAAACAATTGAAAGGGGAGTGATGACGGATTTGCAGGCTGGTATCAGGTTGAAGCGTTTTCAAGTTGATAACGAAAAGGCTGCAATTGATTTAATTTTGGGAACGGGACTGATGGCTATGCGTAGTATTCTCGAAGGGCATACACAGCCTGATTATCCTGAACATATTACCAAACTCATTTTAAAGACATTGGGGATTGGGGATGCTGATGCGATCGCTTTCAAACCTTTAGAATCACTACCAAGTTAAAGGTTTTTGTAACTGTGCGATTCGCATAGCGGACTTTCGTATTTTCCAGTTCAAATACCTTCCAAATAAAGCGTCCAAGCATTAGCTAGCAAATTAAGTTAATCATACAAAACTCATCAAGAGCGATCGCTAGTTTGACTCAGTAACGAAACGAGAGTTGTAAACAACATAGTCATGCCTGCTGTTATAAATAGGGCTTGCTGAAAAAGTCCTATTTAAGCCAGACCAAGAATCAGTTAACAATGCTTGTAAGTGAAAATATAATTCATTATATGAACTAATTTGAGTAAATATAATATTTTCTAATCATCCAAATCTAAAAACAGGGTAAATGCAGTATTTCCTAAAATAGATACAAAAAAAAGTCATAATAATCCGCCGCAGTAATGCTCCAAGATTCATGACTAGAAAAGTTATAGCAATGGCTGTTTCTGAAGTATTAGAAAGTTTGGTCATCAATCGAGCAAGGCTATATCTTCTTTTTGCTTCTCCAAACTTTCCTTCAATACAATTACGGTCTCTCTCATCTAATTGTGCCTGCTTTTTAGTTTCTGTACTAATATTTTTTGCTGGTCGTCCTAATGCTGGACCACTAATTCTGATTCCTCTTTCTTTACACCATTTTCTATTCTCTTTGTTTCGATAAATCTGATCTACATGCACTGATTCTGGATAGTATCCTGTTGCAGCTTTAAATGCTTCTACTTGTTCTTTTAAATCATCTGATTCATTAAAATTATCCCAACTAATCCGGTCTAAAAATACATATTCTTCGTAACAACTAGCTGATAACTTGGCTCCAAATTCCACTGATGAACCAGCTTTTCCCCTTACAATTGGACGGACATGAGGTTGTGTTAAACTCACGATTCTATCGTCAACACGAGAAAGACTATTTTCATACATGAATAACTGTTGTCGGTATACTTGATTTACCACTAATAGTATTTTATATTTTTGGCTACTTAACCACTCTAGCTTGGCTCCGACTGCTATTAATCTATCTATATGTGCTAAGTTTCTTTTCAGGTATCCTAGTTGTTTCTTTACTGCTTTTCTTCTTTGTTTTTTCGATGGTCGTCGTTTTTTCGCTACGTCGAGATATTCTTTTCTAGCTGTATTTCTGTAAGTTCTGGGTTTTTTATTTTCGTTGTCATCTAATTCTTCATACAGAATATCTATTATTTCTTCTGTTTGCTCTCTCGCCTCGTTCAATAATCCTAAATCTGTCGGATATTTAATATCTGCTGGTATACAGGTTGCATCTAATTTTAATTTACCTTGATTTCTTTCTTCATTTATTTCTTCTTCTCCTCCAAGAATAATAACTTTTTTTCATTTGCTTCTTCACTTTCTTCTTCTCGACTATTTTTGACCATACTCTGATTCATTCTATTAACTAATTCTATATCTATTCTTTGTCTAAAATGAACTAGCATCGACGCTTCAAATGGTGCTTCATTGCTATACTTATTCAACCCTATAAAATACTGTAAATAAGGATTCTCTCTTATTTGTTCTACTGTCTCTCTATCGCTTAATCCCAATCTCTCCTTGATTATTAAAGCTCTGATAGCTGTCCGAAATGACTTTGCCGGTGCCCCCATTTCAATCCTAAATTGTTGGGCATATTCATCTTCAAATTCTGACCAAGGAATGAAATTAGCCATAATTACCCACCTATTATCCTCTGCCAATTGCCCCTCAAATGGCAATTCAAACTTTTCTATTGGGGTGGGTGGGTTCTCAATTTTTCTATACATTTTTTATGCCGATGTTAGGGTTTTGAGCCATTTTACCTGATTTTCTTGCACTTTTTACCTACCTATCGACCTCAATCACTGTTTCTACAAGGGTTTCATCTTTAATCAGCAAGCCCTATTTAATGAACAGCAAAACTTTCAAGGAGATAAAGGATACCAAGGTGGTAAAAATATTACGACTCCTTATAAGAAAAAAAAGAAACAAGAATTAAGTGAAGAACAAAAAACAGAAAATAAGATTTTATCGAGTCAACGTATATTCGTAGAACATTTAATAAGAATAGTTAAAATATTTCAAATAGCATCTCAAAGATTTAGGCTGAATTCTGACGTTTATAATGAAATAATTTTAACTGTATGTGGACTGGTTCGATTGCGAATAGGAACTTTAATTTTATGAACTATTAACATGAATAAAAAATAGTGTTTGCATAAATGACGCTATTCTACATTTATGCTCTAAACTATCGGTAACTATCTCAAATGCTTATTACTACGTTGTCCAAGAGTCTACAAGATTTGGTCTCAAAGCCTTGTAAATATTAGCTTGCGAGTTTTAGGACGTGTCTAGTGATGATATGCCAGATATCGTGGGTTTGGCTTAGTCGTAGTTCGACATAGTGGGCATCGGATTCTGCCGCCATTCCCGCATGGAGATTAGGGTCAAAACCCGCTTTCTTCATTGTGGCTGCATAGATGTAGCCCAAGGAATCTTGGGGATAGGTGAGTAATGCTTCAAGATCATGGGCTGGGGGAATATAGCGATCGCATATCAACGCTGCACAAGCCGGATATTGTTTTAAGTGTTGGGCAGTCAAATCGTAGGCAGGGGTTTGTAATAACCCGTCCACCATGTCGCCTACCGTTTGCAGACTATTGTCCCCTAACAGCATAGAAACGAATGACTTAAAAATGATTGCTCGTGCAAAAAATGACTTGAAACCATTGCCTACTGGATATTGTATCTGCCGTTGAACGTCAAGGTTAGCAGATGGATTGGGATTAAATTGCATCATAAATATCTCCAAAAAATCATTAATTGAACGCAATCAGGTACAGCTAGATGTTGCTACCAAAGCAAGTCATTTAGCACTCTATACAAAAGTAAGTGGAAAGGAGCAAAGACTAACGTCAACCAGGGAGAAACCTGATAGCGTATAAAACGAAACCCGAAGTAGCTGCATCGAAGAAGATAATGAGGGCGTATACTTGCTTTCGGGCGAGTGGAAAATACCCTGCCCAAAAACGACGGGGCTTCCTCTGACTTCTTCAAACTCAGGGGATTCTGGCTCATAGCAAGACTCTCTGGGACAAATTAGATTAATATATGAGTGTTACTCATGTATTAATAATATGAGCATATCTCATGTTTTGTCAAACTAAATGTGAGGATTATTCATCTTTTTTTTGAGGTAGAGATTAAATAATGGCAGAAAGTTCATCAAGCTCTTCTGGAATGCGACGCAAGCCCCGTCAAGCCCGCAGTCAGGAACGGGTGAGCAGAATTTTAGATGTGGCAGAAGAACTGTTTATTGTTGAGGGTTACACCGCGACAACGACCAATGCGATCGCCACACGCGCTCAGGTGCCGATTGGCTCGCTCTACCAATTTTTCCCAGACAAGACAGCCATTCTCAAAGCCATTGCCTTGCGCTATGGGGAACTACTACATCAAAAGTTTGCAGCCTTCGATGGGGTTGAGTTGGCAAAACTTCCCCTATCTACTTACGTGGAAAAATTGATTGATACAGCCGATCAATTTTTTACTGATAATCCAGGCTACCACGCTATTTTCATGGAGGTTCAGGGGACGATACCTGAATTGGAGGAAATCGAAGAGGCTGCCGATGCTCAACTAATTCAGGATTTGCTAACATCCTTATCTCAACGCGATTCAACCTTAGAACCTGCGGATTATGAAGCGATCGCCTTTGTGTTGGTAAAAGCTATCGGCATGTTACTGTGGCTATCTCTTAGTCAAGAAATACGGTTACGGCAGCGTCTGGTGGCAGAAACGAAACGGTTCACCTTAAACTATCTGCAAAGCTATTTTCCATCAGACTCATTACCAGCAACTACTGAAGCGGACTGACGGGAAAAGTCAGTAACTTCTACGGGCTTTCGCTCTCCCCAAACCCTAAAACTCCGGCAAGAAAAGCTCCCGACTTTGCCCCGCATAATGGCGGTAAATAATCTCTGGTGAATTACCCACCATCGTTGCCACATCCTTCACATCCACCCCATTCTTCAAAGCCATCGTAATAAATGTATGGCGAGTTTGGTAAAGTTTTCTGTACTCAACACCATCAAGGCTTTGCACTACAACCTTCCAAGCTCGTCCACTGAGGTTATGCATATCTATCCACTTACCTTCAGGTGATGGAAACACCTTTGCTTCACCCGACACATCAACGGGTTGGATGGATTTTAACAATCCAGCCAAACGATTATTAATTGGAAAAATTCGCTTTTTCTGCGTCTTCAAACCTGGTTTACAAGTCAATCCCGACTGGGAAACCACCACCGCTTGCTCAAACCGAATCATCGTAAAGTCCAACACAATATGCTTCCACTGCAAAGCCACAGCTTCTGATGGTCGGCAACCTGTGATGAAAAGAAATTCAATCAACGGTGCGTAGTATTTGTAATAACGATTTTCCTTGAATGCTCGGATGATGCGATCGCGTTCCTCCAAAGAAAAAGGATTAATATCCGTCTCCTCAGCATCACCCTTCGGCAATTTAATATCACTTGCCATATCCTCAAACGGATTATCATCAATCAATTGAGATTTCACAGCCCAATTACAACCCACATTCCGCACTTCAGAATGTAGCATTTTATGCTACATTAGAACTCTCTGGCACGAGTAAATAAAAATACTCGTAAAATTCAAGTAAGACAGTATTAAGAATCAGCCAAAGGTTATTAAGTATACAGAAAATTGCGTAGGCGATTAATACTGGTTTCAAGCTTTTGAGAAAAGTTAATATATATTGTTTTATCGTGCCAAATTACTTAGATAGCAAAAGTGAGACAATTAAAAAAACTCAAAAATATTTGAGAGGTAAAAATGTCACCAACTTCAATTGCAGAAATTAAAAATATAGATCATCTCGGAATAGTAGCTGGGCTAATTGATGAAATAGGAATAGTTGAAACAATTAATTCCAAATTAGGAGTAGACTCCCGTGAGAAGATTACAGCAGGAGTATTGGTAAAAGCTGTTTTAATCAATGGATTAGGATTTGTATCAAGACCTTTATATTTATTCAAGCAGTTTTTTGATGATAAAGCAATTGAATTATTATTGGGAGAAGGTGTAGAAAGTAATTATCTCAACGACGATAAAATTGGAAGAGTCATGGATGATTTATATAAATATGGATTGAATAATTTATTTATAGAAATTGTCCTATCAGTAATTAAGAAATTTAAAATAGATACAAAATACTCACATTTAGATGCAACTTCATTTCATTTACACGGGAAGTATAAAAGAGAAATGAATCAAGAAAAAGAAGAAGAAATCACTAAAGAAAGACCAATATTCATAACCAAAGGATATTCTCGTGACCATAGACCAGATTTAAAGCAATGTGTTTTAGATTTAATCACGAGTAGTGATGGAGATATACCATTATTAATGAGAGCAGGAGATGGGAACGAAGCAGATAAAGCAGTATTTGGAAAAATCTTAATAGAATTTAAAAAACAAATAGTTTTTGACAGTATTATGGTCTGTGACAGCGCATTATATAGCCAAGAGAATCTCAAATTAATTGAGAATTTAAAATGGATAAGTCGAGTGCCGATGACGATTAAGAAAGCACAAGAATTAGTTCAGTCTGTAAATACAGAGGAGATGGAAGAGATAGAGGAGATAGAAACAGAAGAAAAGGAGATAGAAACGGAAGAAAAGAAGAAAAAGACATATCAAGATTTAGACGGATACAAGTGGAAAGAAGAAATAGTTAATTATGGTGGTATTAAACAAATTTGGCTAATAGTAGAAAGTCAAAAAAGAAAAGATAGCGATTTAGAAAAGCTAGATAAAAAGCTAATAAAAGAAAAAGATAAAGTTGAAAAGTTGCTTAAAGAGTTAAAAAGAGAAGATTTTGAAACTCCAGAGCAAGCACGATATAAACTAAAAGGTATCAATAAAAAGCTAAAATTCCATGAAATTAAAGAAGCTAATTTTATTGAAAGTAAATCAAAAAATAATAAAACTATTTATAAAATGGAAGGAGTAAGTTATGAAAAACCCGAAGAAATAGAAATACAAAGAAAGGAAGCTGGAAGGTTTATTTTAGCAACTAACCTAGTTAATGACGACGATAAATTAAAACCAGAAGAAATTATTACGACTTATAAAAATCAACAGTCTTGTGAACGAGGATTTAGATTTCTAAAAGACCCCTTGTTTTTTGCAGATAGTTTTTTTCTTGAAAACCCTGAAAGAATCGAAACTATGCTATTTTTAATGTCTTTATGTTTGCTAGTCTATAACCTTGGTCAAAGGGAACTGAGAAATAGCTTAAAAAGAATCAAAATCGGAATCAAGAATCAATTAGGAAAACTAACTTTATCTCCGACATTAAGATGGGTATTTCAATGTTTTCAAGGAATTCATTTTTTAATGTTAGATGGTCTTAATCAAATTGTTAATTTAACATCAGAACGTCATTTTATTTTGAGTTGTCTGCCCTCATCTTGTCAAAAATATTATTTACTTTCTTAACTTAAACAAGATTTGGACAGGAAATAAAAATTTATTGAAATTTCAAGGAGCAGTAATTGCTCCTCAAATTTTTAGTGCTTACGTAATCTATTTTATGGGTCAATCTTTTTGTCTTTGATTATTTATTTTTAAAAGTATATTCATTCAGCATTCTATTTCTTCATCATCCTGACTTTTTACTTTTTCCTTACTTGTAATCTTTTTGTACTTCAAATTGAAGTGCGGAATGTGGGTTACAACAAGCCGAAAATTGAGTCAGGATTTTTTTGGAAGATAACGGACTTTTATTGGCAATCAACCAATCTCGAATTGCGATCGCTTTATCTAAAGTTTTCACCGGGAGGTGAACATTAATACAGCGATAAATTTTATGGTAATCCTTCGCCAAAGTGCTGGGCGATAAACTCGATCGCTTATATTCGGTGTAACTGTCCCACAAATCCGCTAGAGAAGCATAACTCTCAACAACTGGTGTAACTGATGGTGTAAACACAACCTGCTGGGATTGGGGTTTGTACCTTTCCAACGTCACATCGAAATTGTTGCAGAGAATATCCAACTCGATTTGCCGAGACTTCATTTCAGCCAGCTTGCGGTTGGCTTTGGTATCGGTAAACCCGGTTGAGAGATAATGCCGTTTACCCCCAAAACTGAAAACTAATTGCAGGCGATCGTTCGAGGTTTTGATTTGAACAGTACCCTTAGAGGCTTTGCGTTGCGAACTCACAGGTGACTCCTGAAATTCAAGCCAAGACACAGGGAAACTGCTAGCAAGTTACCCCCGCACCTTGAAAACATTGAAATCAGCGCGCTCTGATTTACCCCAACTTTACCCCAATAAATAGTCCAAACATGTCCAAAAATGTCCAACGTCGTCATATTCTTGCACCAAATTTGTACCCCTAGAATGGCTGGAATGGGGTTTTGGTTGAAATTAAAACCCCTGAAAGCTATGTGTTTCAGGGGTTTCGATGGTTATGCCAGGAACGAGACTTGAACTCGTGACACGAGGATTTTCAGTCCGGCTTCAATACACTTATATCAGTAGTTTCACGGTTTACAAAAACCTTTACCCCCAATTTACCCCCAAACTCAATTTGACCAAAATTAGTCCTCCTTTACTCCTCTGGTCTCGGCACTTAAACGCTGAAAATGTCACTAAAAGATTTAAAATGGACTTGAATCCATATGGCTTTGAAGTCATAATATTACAGTATGGCGTGGGAAGTTTTATTTCATGAAGAATTTGAGCCTGAGTTCTATGAACTTCCTCAAGAAGCTCAAGATGAATTGCTGGCTTATGCAAAATTACTTGAATGCGAGAGTCCACATCTTAAAAGACCTCACGCTGATACACTCAATAGTTCTTCGTATGACAATGTGAAGGAACTTCGGTTTAAAGCGGCAGGTGGAGTATGGCGAGTAGCTTTTGCTTTTGACCTAAAGCGTCAAGGAATTTTACTCGTGGCTGGAGATAAAGCAGGAACTAGCCAAAAGCGATTTTATAAACAACTTATCGCAAAAGCTGATAAACGATTTGGGGAACATTTAAGTCGATTGCAAGAATAAGGAGTATTGGTGATGGCAAAGAATCTCAATGAAATAATGCAAAATCTGCCACGCGATCGCGTTCAAAAAATCGAAGCACGGGCAGCTGAGTTAATTGCTGAATATATGACACTTCAGGATGTAAGAAAAGCAAGAGAACTTACCCAAGAGCGGATGGGAGAATTATTGGGGATTCGTCAGGATAGTATCTCAAAGCTGGAAAAGCGTACCGATCTTCTGCTTTCAACTCTACGGGGCTATTTGAATGCAATGGGAGGTGAGCTTGAACTGGTTGTCAAATTCTCCGATCGCCCACCTGTTATAATTACTGGGCTTGCAGAGCTTGATGATGAAGATTACGAAACTTAATCAAAAATATGCAACAGTTAGGAACGCCAATATCGTTCGTAGGAATTGATGTATCCCTCGTGACTGTTTTATTGCAGGAAGAACACCCCGATTTAGCACACTTACCGATTCATCTGGTTGATGCGGGTTGGGATAATGCCATATTTCGATTAGGTGAGGATTTATCGATCCGACTTCCCTGTCGTCAAGTTGCAGCTAAACTCATAGAAAACGAACAAACTTGGCTTCCCAAACTAAGCGAAATCCTGAAATCCACCTGTTTTATTCCGTTTCTTTGGATATTGACGATATCTGCGAAATCTCTTGATATTATGACTAAAATACTTGTAAATAAGAAATAGTTGGGTCAGATGAGCTATTTTGTCGTAATTTCTGGCGAAGGTTGTTGTGCTCTTCCCATAGCACGCGGAATTATTGTACCGATCGAGACTGCACAGGATTACGTCAGCAGTCTAGCTGGGCTACTCACTGCCATCGATGGGCAACCTCTCTTCTTCTGGGACGATGGAAAGACTGGGACTTCTCACGAGATTGTATGTGAAGCCGAGAGTGAAGCCCAGATGATGCTCTGTGGATTAGAGATACTACAAGTCTGTGCTTTCAGTAAGGTTCTAACAGACAGCGATCGCCTTGGTTGCCGAATTCGTGTTTGGTGGGCAAACAACGATCCGGAAGCATTTCTCCGTGTTCCTTGTGCTGAAGGTGCGCTTGATGCCGCTCGAATTTCCAATCGCCAGGTTCAAAACGGCAACAACATAGAATTTGTGATGCGACCAACTATGTGTTGACGAAATACTATATTTCCCATCACTCTCCAGGTTCATCTTCAAATTTTGACTGATTTTTATAATATATTGGCGATCGCACGCAAATGGCTTGATTGTTCAGCCTCAAGTTAAAGTTAATTTCCGGCATACTTTTTCTGCTTTGATGTAGAAAGCTCTAACACCATTGCAATGTCGGCTCTTATGCTGCATGACTGCTGTTTGCACAGAAGATTCTCGCCCCTTTTCCAGTTCTCAATATCAGCCTTTAATTGATGATATTGCGATCTCTCTTACATATATTTAAGTGGGTTAAAGAATTAATGGAACTGGCACAGCAAAGCGATGACCCGAAAATAAGAGTATTAATAACATCTATCTCAATAATAATTCCCGCAAGGAATTCCACTCAGGTAGCCACATCCAAACATCTTCAACTGTTTCCTCGATTCCTTTAAGGATACTGTCACGAAACACAACTGGGGATTGAAATCCAAATCGAGAAAGTT includes:
- a CDS encoding glycosyltransferase; this translates as MRIAIIALGSRGDVQPYIALGRGLKQAGYTVRLATHENFEELVSSHDLEFYPVQGNVQEIIETKEMRELLEKGNFLAITSHTAKLAQDAAIHWANDGLVACQGMDLLLVGVGGQNIALALAEKLDLPLVQAYVFPFTPTKAFPSVLFPQFISKLGGFFNRLSHHLTRQLMWQGFRSADRLMREKVLGLKAAPFWGLYNCDRLHQYPILYGFSPSVIPKPSDWHNTHVTGYWFLDSAPGWNPPSALMEFLESGSTPLYIGFGSMGNRNPEETVDLILSALALSKQRAIMFAGWGGLRKQNLPSTVFLVDSVPHSWLFPRVAAVVHHGGAGTTAAGLQAGVPSIIIPFFGDQGFWGEHVAKLGVGAKPIPRKQLTAEKLAEAIQQVMTDKAMRQRAANLGARIQAEEGIAGAVAVIEEIRKNVTSS
- a CDS encoding TetR/AcrR family transcriptional regulator, with the protein product MEPSRRASIGLEKRERTRRSLIEAAYRVFARKEADAVTIDDIIAEAAVARGTFYNYFQTREDVLKAVAASLSDDMNQKIWAQYAMIDDPAERMAIAIRQFLHQAIRDSTWGWVIVRIGLVAAPLSETIERGVMTDLQAGIRLKRFQVDNEKAAIDLILGTGLMAMRSILEGHTQPDYPEHITKLILKTLGIGDADAIAFKPLESLPS
- a CDS encoding IS5 family transposase (programmed frameshift), with product MYRKIENPPTPIEKFELPFEGQLAEDNRWVIMANFIPWSEFEDEYAQQFRIEMGAPAKSFRTAIRALIIKERLGLSDRETVEQIRENPYLQYFIGLNKYSNEAPFEASMLVHFRQRIDIELVNRMNQSMVKNSREEESEEANEKKLLFLEEKKKLNEERNQGKLKLDATCIPADIKYPTDLGLLNEAREQTEEIIDILYEELDDNENKKPRTYRNTARKEYLDVAKKRRPSKKQRRKAVKKQLGYLKRNLAHIDRLIAVGAKLEWLSSQKYKILLVVNQVYRQQLFMYENSLSRVDDRIVSLTQPHVRPIVRGKAGSSVEFGAKLSASCYEEYVFLDRISWDNFNESDDLKEQVEAFKAATGYYPESVHVDQIYRNKENRKWCKERGIRISGPALGRPAKNISTETKKQAQLDERDRNCIEGKFGEAKRRYSLARLMTKLSNTSETAIAITFLVMNLGALLRRIIMTFFCIYFRKYCIYPVFRFG
- a CDS encoding transposase family protein — its product is MFNQQALFNEQQNFQGDKGYQGGKNITTPYKKKKKQELSEEQKTENKILSSQRIFVEHLIRIVKIFQIASQRFRLNSDVYNEIILTVCGLVRLRIGTLIL
- a CDS encoding Coq4 family protein gives rise to the protein MMQFNPNPSANLDVQRQIQYPVGNGFKSFFARAIIFKSFVSMLLGDNSLQTVGDMVDGLLQTPAYDLTAQHLKQYPACAALICDRYIPPAHDLEALLTYPQDSLGYIYAATMKKAGFDPNLHAGMAAESDAHYVELRLSQTHDIWHIITRHVLKLAS
- a CDS encoding TetR/AcrR family transcriptional regulator, whose amino-acid sequence is MAESSSSSSGMRRKPRQARSQERVSRILDVAEELFIVEGYTATTTNAIATRAQVPIGSLYQFFPDKTAILKAIALRYGELLHQKFAAFDGVELAKLPLSTYVEKLIDTADQFFTDNPGYHAIFMEVQGTIPELEEIEEAADAQLIQDLLTSLSQRDSTLEPADYEAIAFVLVKAIGMLLWLSLSQEIRLRQRLVAETKRFTLNYLQSYFPSDSLPATTEAD
- a CDS encoding tyrosine-type recombinase/integrase → MLHSEVRNVGCNWAVKSQLIDDNPFEDMASDIKLPKGDAEETDINPFSLEERDRIIRAFKENRYYKYYAPLIEFLFITGCRPSEAVALQWKHIVLDFTMIRFEQAVVVSQSGLTCKPGLKTQKKRIFPINNRLAGLLKSIQPVDVSGEAKVFPSPEGKWIDMHNLSGRAWKVVVQSLDGVEYRKLYQTRHTFITMALKNGVDVKDVATMVGNSPEIIYRHYAGQSRELFLPEF
- a CDS encoding IS1634 family transposase — its product is MSPTSIAEIKNIDHLGIVAGLIDEIGIVETINSKLGVDSREKITAGVLVKAVLINGLGFVSRPLYLFKQFFDDKAIELLLGEGVESNYLNDDKIGRVMDDLYKYGLNNLFIEIVLSVIKKFKIDTKYSHLDATSFHLHGKYKREMNQEKEEEITKERPIFITKGYSRDHRPDLKQCVLDLITSSDGDIPLLMRAGDGNEADKAVFGKILIEFKKQIVFDSIMVCDSALYSQENLKLIENLKWISRVPMTIKKAQELVQSVNTEEMEEIEEIETEEKEIETEEKKKKTYQDLDGYKWKEEIVNYGGIKQIWLIVESQKRKDSDLEKLDKKLIKEKDKVEKLLKELKREDFETPEQARYKLKGINKKLKFHEIKEANFIESKSKNNKTIYKMEGVSYEKPEEIEIQRKEAGRFILATNLVNDDDKLKPEEIITTYKNQQSCERGFRFLKDPLFFADSFFLENPERIETMLFLMSLCLLVYNLGQRELRNSLKRIKIGIKNQLGKLTLSPTLRWVFQCFQGIHFLMLDGLNQIVNLTSERHFILSCLPSSCQKYYLLS
- a CDS encoding Arm DNA-binding domain-containing protein, giving the protein MSSQRKASKGTVQIKTSNDRLQLVFSFGGKRHYLSTGFTDTKANRKLAEMKSRQIELDILCNNFDVTLERYKPQSQQVVFTPSVTPVVESYASLADLWDSYTEYKRSSLSPSTLAKDYHKIYRCINVHLPVKTLDKAIAIRDWLIANKSPLSSKKILTQFSACCNPHSALQFEVQKDYK
- a CDS encoding type II toxin-antitoxin system RelE/ParE family toxin, whose protein sequence is MAWEVLFHEEFEPEFYELPQEAQDELLAYAKLLECESPHLKRPHADTLNSSSYDNVKELRFKAAGGVWRVAFAFDLKRQGILLVAGDKAGTSQKRFYKQLIAKADKRFGEHLSRLQE
- a CDS encoding XRE family transcriptional regulator, with product MAKNLNEIMQNLPRDRVQKIEARAAELIAEYMTLQDVRKARELTQERMGELLGIRQDSISKLEKRTDLLLSTLRGYLNAMGGELELVVKFSDRPPVIITGLAELDDEDYET